In Carboxydothermus pertinax, the sequence AACGTTTTAGGAGATCCGGTGGACGGTAAAGGACCGGTACAAAGTGACCATTATTACCCCATCCACCGGCCGGCTCCTCCCCTGGAAGAACAGTCCACCCGGGCAGAAATCTTAGAGACCGGGATTAAAGTTATCGACCTTTTGGTACCGTTCTTAAAAGGTGGAAAGATTGGTCTCTTCGGTGGGGCCGGCGTAGGTAAAACCGTTATCGTTATGGAGCTTATTAACAACATTGCCAAGCAGCACGGTGGCATTTCCGTTTTTGCCGGGGTGGGAGAGCGGACCCGGGAAGGAAACGACCTTTACCACGAGATGAAAGAAGCGGGCGTTTTAGATAAGACCATAATGGTGTTTGGCCAGATGAACGAGCCTCCGGGAGTCCGTCTTAGAGTAGGTCTTACCGGCCTTACCATGGCGGAATACTTCCGGGATGAAGAAGGGCAGGACGTTCTCCTCTTTATCGACAACATCTTCCGTTTCACCCAGGCCGGTTCGGAAGTGTCCGCCCTCTTAGGTCGGATGCCATCGGCGGTGGGTTATCAGCCAACTCTGGCAACGGAAATGGGTCAGCTCCAGGAGCGGATTACCTCCACCCGCAAAGGATCGATTACCTCCGTGCAGGCCGTTTACGTGCCGGCGGACGACTTAACCGACCCGGCTCCGGCCACGACTTTCGCCCACTTAGACGCTACCGTCGTGCTGTCCCGGCAGATCGCCGAGCTCGGGATTTATCCGGCGGTGGATCCCCTGGACTCCACCTCCCGGATTTTAGACCCGCACGTCGTTGGTGAGGAACATTACCAGGTGGCCCGGGGCGTACAGCGGGTGCTGCAGCGGTATAAAGAACTGCAGGATATCATCGCCATCCTTGGGATGGACGAGCTATCCGATGAAGATAAATTAATCGTGGCTCGTGCCCGGAAGCTCCAGCGTTTCTTATCCCAGCCCTTTACCGTGGCGGAAGCGTTCACCGGCCGTCCGGGTAAGTATGTACCGGTGAAAGAAACCATCCGGGGCTTCAAGGAAATCCTTGAAGGTAAGCACGACGACATTCCGGAGACCTGCTTCTACATGGCGGGCACCATCGACGAAGTGGTGGAAAGGGCCCGGGAGCTTGAAGGAAGTGCATAACCATGGCCGATAAAATTAAGCTGGAAGTAGTCACTCCCGAGCGGGTAGTGGCGAACGAATATGTTGATTTTGTAGTGGCGCCAGGAGTGGAGGGGGAAGTAGGCATCCTTCCCCTGCATGCGCCCATGATCACTTCCTTGGATATTGGAATCTTACGCTATACGGTAGACGGCCAGACCGAGAAAATAGCCGTCAGCGGCGGCTTTTTAGAAGTCAGAAACAATAAAGTCGTGGTTCTGGCCAACGCCGCTGAGCGGGGAGAGGAAATAGACGTAGAACGGGCGCAAAAAGCTTTGGAGCGCGCCCGGGAGCGTTTAACTAAACGTACCCCGGATATTGACGTGCTCCGGGCAGAACTGGCCATGCGGCGGGCTTTAAACCGCCTTAAAGCGGCAGGAAAAATGTAAAAAAGCGCGCCTTTTACGGTGCGCTTTTTAATTTTAATTATTGTTTATTGTGGAAGAGGTTTTAACTGGTTTTAAAAACCTAAATATGGAAACACTATAAGCCGGAGGGATATACATGAAAAAAATCCTTTCGGCTTTTCTTTTATTTATTTTTGCGGTAAGCTTTGTTTCGGCAAATCCTTATCCCGAATACGAACTTTGCCAGAAAATTATGGGACAGCCGGACGTTAAAAATGCAGAATTAAAGATTATTTTAGGAAATAAAATAAATAAAAAACCCGCGGACGATATAAAAACCGTATCGTACCTTCTAAAAGACGATTTTCTTCTGGCCGATTTAGGCTCAGAATATTTTGCTGAAGGAAAAAAATACTGGGTATTATACCAGCCAAACTTTTCTTCCTATGAACGGTTAATTGCAGGCCCGGATTTCTTCCTCCCCCACCTCAAAGGACAACGCTACTATCTTTTGGAATTCACCTATACCGGTAAAAATCCCGCAGAAATTCTGAAAGGAAGGGTGCATAAAATCGAAAAATATGGCGAAAACCTGGTGATTTTGGGCTATACTCCGGCCGTAAATACCGCTATAATGATAAAGGGAATAAAAATCAACTACCAGCTTATAATTAGGCAAAAGCCAGGGGGTGCAGAGGTTAAACTGGGCATACCCGTGTGGCTTGGCAACTACTAAGCAGGAGGAAAGAGATGGAAAAATTTATCATAGAAGGAAAGCAGCGTCTAACAGGACGGGTTAAAATTAGTGGAGCTAAAAATGCAGCCCTTCCCATTTTAGCCGGAGCGCTTTTAACCGCTGGTTCTGTCCGCCTTACCGAAGTTCCGGAGCTCACCGATATCTACACTATGTTAGAAGTTTTAAAGGCCCTTGGAACCGAAGTTCACTTTTCCGACGGAGAAGTATTACTCCAGACCCCGGAAATTTTATCCCACGATGCCCCCTATGAGCAGGTCCGAAAAATGCGGGCTTCTTTTTTGGTTATGGGCCCCTTACTTGCTAGAACCGGGCGGGCGCGGATTAGCCTCCCCGGGGGATGTGCCATTGGTGCTCGCCCCATCGACCTTCATTTAAAGGGATTTGAAGCTCTGGGAGCTAAAATAGAAGTGGGCCATGGCTACATAGAGGCATCAGCCCCTCGCTTAAAAGGCAACGTAGTTTATCTCGACTTTCCTTCCGTTGGAGCTACCGAAAATATTATGATGGCAGCGGTCCTGGCGGATGGGCAAACGATCATTGAAAACGCTGCCGAAGAGCCGGAAATTGTCGACCTGGCCAACTTTTTAAACAATATGGGAGCTAAAATTAAAGGCGCTGGGACAAAAGTTATCCGGATTACCGGTGTGGCCGAATTGGATGGAGTCAACCACACCGTAATCCCCGACCGCATTGAAGCAGGAACCTTTATGATTGCTGCGGTGGCAACCCAAGGGGAAGTGCTGGTGGAAAACGTTATTATCGACCACTTAACTCCCTTGATCGCTAAACTTATCGAAACAGGGGCAGAGGTAATCGAGGACGATGATCAAAACGCCTTACTGGTAAGAAGTAAAGGAAAATTAAAGCCCCTGGACATCAAAACCCTGCCTTACCCTGGTTTTCCTACCGACTTACAGGCTCAGATGATGGCATTACTAACCACTGTGCCTGGCCTTTCGGTAGTTACCGAAACGGTTTTTGAAAATAGGTTTATGCATGTAACCGAGCTAAACCGCATGGGAGCTAAAATCCGCATCGAAGGTCGCTCGGCTGTTATTGAAGGGGTAGAGGGCCTAACTGGTGCCCGGGTTAAAGCCACCGACCTGCGCGCCGGAGCGGCTTTGGTTATAGCCGGCCTTGTGGCCGAGGGAGTCACCGAAGTAGGCCATATCTTCCACATCGACCGGGGTTATGAGCGTTTTGAAGAAAAACTCCGGGGGTTAGGAGCGAAAATAAAAAGGGTAAGCGATTAAAAAACGCTGGTTTTAAAATGTACCGTCTTTTTATTATCTTTCATAATGGCAATTTAATTTGCCATTATTTTTTTATGATTATCTGTGGGGGCAGCTCCTGCTGCCTAAATAGTTAAGCCGGCAGGAGCCGGCCCTACCGCCTGAGAGGTTGGATGTGGGAGGGGTGAGGTGAGAATTTTTTGCCCATCATCCATGTCTTATCTCCCACTTTCCACTTCTCGCATCTCAAATGTATAAACTCACCCTCAGGCGTATACACTATTAATAACTAAAAATATGCCAAATTGGGTGAGTATTATGAAAAAAATTGCAATTGCCATACTAATCCTGCTGGTGGCCTGGACTGCATATACCGTCGAGCAGGAAAGGGAGAAGGAGAAACCGGTAAAAATTAAACCGGAAAAAGGGATAACCTTAAAACTTTATAACCACCAAACGGGGAAAATTGAAACCGTAGAATTGGAAGAATATTTAATTGGGGTCGTGGCTGGCGAAATGCCGCCGGACTATCCCCTGGAAGCTTTAAAAGCTCAGGCTATAGCGGCCCGAACTTATACATTAAAACGAATCTTGGAACCGCATAATACTAAAGGATACCATCCCGGTGCCGACCTTTGTACCGATCCGGCTCACAGCCAGGCCTATGTAACTGATGCAGAACTAAAAAAACGCTGGGGAGTAAAATATTACTACTATTTATCCCGGATAAAATGGGCGGTCAACTCCACTAAAGGAAAAACCCTGGTTTATAAGGGAGAGTTAATTGATCCGGTATACCATGCCTCCTGCGGAGGCCATAGAACCGAGGCAGCAAAGGACGTTTGGGGTTATGACATACCGTATTTAAGGTCAGTATCTTGTTTTGAGGCCGATTATCCGGTAGAGACTAAAGCTTTTAAAATTTCGTATATTGACAAAGTTTTGGGAACGGACCTCCAGGCCCTGGCCGTATCTACCGGCGCAAAGCCAGTTAAAATCAGCGACCGAACCAGCACCGGCCGGGTGAAAAAGATTAAACTTGGCAGCCGGGTGTTTCTGGCCGAAGAAATTCGCTACCGTTTGGGTCTAAAATCAACAATAATGACCGTGAGCACCCGGGGCGATAAAATCATCTTCACCACCCGGGGCTACGGCCACGGGGTCGGCCTCTGCCAGCGGGGAGCGGCGGCTCTGGCAGATAAGGGCCAAAACTATCAGGAAATCTTAAGCCATTATTACCCCGGGACAAAAATTATTTTATATAAGTAGGCGTGCTTTTAAAAATATTGTTTTGGTAGGGGCAGCTCCTGCTGCCGTTTTTCTTTCATAGGGCGCACTCCTGTGCGCTTTTTGTTTAGCCGGAAGTCACCGGGCTCTACTAAAACCCCATTAACCTTGAACTTTCTAAAAAAATAAGTTATAATTAGCTAAACATATATTTTAAGATTAATGTATACCTTATGTGAGGTGAGTGGAATGGAAAAAATAATTGGGGTAGATCAGTTAAGACCTCGATTGGGAGATTATTTAGAAGAAGTTGATAAAGGTGAAGTTTTAATCATAACCTACCGTTCCAATCCTAAAGGAGTAATATTAAGCTACAAGCAATATGAACAATTTAAAAAAATCCAGGAAAAATTAAAAATGCTGGAATTAAAAAATCTCATAGAGGAAGTTAGGGAAAAAGCAGCAAATTATGAAATCTCCGACGAAGAAATATTAAAAGAGATTGAGGAAGCGAGAAAATGCGAGTAGTTGTAGATACCAATGTTTTTATTTCCGGATTATTAAAAAAACATTCTTATCCTGCTAAAATCCTCGATGCCTGGATCCTGCAAAAAATAACTCCTGCTGTAAGTCGAGAATTGATTAATGAATATTCGGTAGTCTTAACCCGGGATAAATTTAAAATATTGGGTAGTGTGGAAAAAAGACTTTTAATCATTCAAAAATTAATTGAACTTCCCTGGGTACTTTTTATCTATCCTCTCGAAACGATTAATGTAATTAAAGAAGATCCAGCGGATAACAAAGTCTTAGAATGTGCAACAGCAGCTAACGCTGATTTTATTGTTACCGGAGACCAGCACTTACTTGAACTAAAGAAATTTAGAAATATTAAAATTTTACCGCCCAAAGATTTTATCGAAAAAACTTTATAAAGACATCTAATGGCAGCTTAATAAATAAAAAGATATGTTGTAGGGCGCGCACTCCTGTGCGCCGATTTTAAGTTAAGAGGGCTGTTGCCAATAAAAGTTACGAAAAAACAAATCTTTTAGCTTTACCTAAATCCGGCTTAAAAATATACTTAAAAGTAAGAAAATAAAAAAATACAGTAGGGTGATTTTATGAAACTAAATTTGCGAACAAAATCTCATCTTGCCCTATCTAAAATAAGTAAAAAACTTCTTTCAAAGTCTCAATTATACTTTTGGAGCAAAACCTGGCAAGAAGAGGAACGAAAAGTTTCCCAAGACATTATAAATGGGAGATAATAAAGGCGGAAAACCTTGAAGATTTATATAATAAGTTGGGTTTATAATTATAAGTAGGTGATTAATTATGGAAGATAAAAACTTTATTATAAATAAGCTTTTAGAAAATAAAAATTTACTAAAAACCTATCATGTCTCCAAAATTGGACTTTTTGGCTCTTTTGTCCGGAATAAAGCAAGTCAAACCAGTGATATTGACTTACTTATTGATTTTGACGAACCTATCACCATTTTTCAATTTGTTGAGTTAAAAAATGATCTTGAAAGACTTTTTAAGAGAAAAGTTGACCTGGGAACTTTTGCTGCGGTAAAACCGGCCATTAGGGATAAAATCTTCAGGGAGGCAATTATAATTGAGAGATTATAAATTATACCTTTTGGATATTATTGAATAAGCAAATAAAATATTAGATTATACGGAAAATATGACTTATACAGAATTTATAAAAGATAATAAAACAATTGATGCGGTAGTTAGGAACCTCGAAATTATTGGGGAAGCCGCAAATAAAATTCCCAATGAAATTACAAAACATTTTCCTGAAATCCCCTGGAATGCCATGAGAGGCATAAGGAATATACTTATACATGAATATTTTGGGATTAATTTAGAAATAATTTGGGAAACAATTCAACGAGATATTCCGGATTTAATTAAAAAGATTGCTAATATTGAAATTTAATAAAAAGAGAAAACTTCTAAATCCTCCCCTCCCCGCATAGTATTTACTAACCAATGCCATGCGCGGGAGGTTTTTTAATGCAGGAATACATTTTAAAGCGGGTTTTAAAGCTTACTTATTATGTCTTAGAAAACAAAACAACCGTCCGCAAAACTGCTGAAGTTTTTGGCATCAGTAAAAGTACCGTTCACAAAGACTTGACCGAACGCCTCCCAGCCCTAGATAAAAAGCTGGCCCGGGAAATAAAAAAAATTCTTGACCAAAACAAAGCCGAAAGACATATAAGAGGAGGTGAAGCTACCCGGCAAAAATACAAAAATATTGCAAAATAGCTTGATATTTGCAGGATTTTTCCCCCCGGAGGTAGAATAAATTAATGTTTGACAAAATATTATTTTTTCTGATTAAATTAGACAAGCTTGTACCGGATATTACTACACCGAAAGGGGTTTTTCATAAATGTTTAACTGGAGCACCGACATTGGGGTAGACTTAGGTACTGCCAACATCCTGGTCTACGTAAAAGGTAAAGGTATCGTTTTACGGGAACCGTCCGTGGTGGCGGTAAACCGGGACAACGGCCAGATTATCGCCGTTGGCGAAGAAGCCAAAAAAATGCTTGGCCGCACACCGGGTAACATTGTCGCTATCCGTCCCCTTAAAGAAGGGGTAATAGCCGATTACGACACTACCGAAAAAATGCTCCGTTACTTTATTACCAAAGCTCTAGGCGGTCGTCCCCTCCTTTTTAAACCCCGGATCATGGTCAGCATTCCCGCCGGGGTCACCGACGTAGAAAAGCGGGCGGTAAAGCAGGCAGCCAAGCAAGCCGGCGCCCGGGAAGCGGAAGTTATCGAGGAAACCATAGCTGCTGCTTTAGGTGCTGGACTTGATATCTCCGAGCCCTACGGTTCGATGGTCGTGGATATAGGCGGAGGCACCACTGACGTAGCGGTTTTATCCCTGGGAGGGATAGTAGTCAGCAAATCCTTAAGGGTTGGCGGCGATAAATTTGATGATGCCATAGTCAAGTACATAAGAAAAGAGTTTAACCTCTTAATCGGGGAAAAAACTGCCGAAGAAGTAAAAATGGAAATCGGCTCGGCCTATCCCCAGGGGACGGAAAATAAAAAAATGGAAATCCGCGGCCGTGACCTCTTAACCGGCCTTCCCAAAAACGTGGAAGTTACCAGCCTTAATATTTACGAAGCCATTACCGAACCTTTAGTGGCGGTGGTCAATGCGGTAAAAGAAGTCCTCGAACGTACTCCTCCGGAGCTTTCCGCCGATATTGTCAACCGCGGTATTGTCATGACCGGTGGCGGCTCTCTTTTATCCGGTCTTGATCGCTTAATTGCCCAAGAAACGGGCCTTCCTACTTTTGTAGCCCCCGACGCTTTATCCTGCGTGGCTCTTGGCACCGGTAAAGCCCTTTCCATGTGGGACATGCTCAGCAAAAGAAACAACCAGCATTGAGATGTAAAATAAAAAATCTGCCACCTTTGGCAGATTTTTTTGCAGTATTATTTTAGTTCAACAAGAGTTATAGCTTTAACACTTGAAAAATCTTTTTTATTATTTGTTATAACCCAATAATTATTAATTTGAGCTGAGGCGGCAATAAGCGAATCTGGTAATGAAAGATTATGTCCCAAATTTTTATTTTGCTTTCTAATTTCGGATGCTAAAATCGAAATATCAATAGTGACAGGTATAATCTCAATCTTTTCAAATAAACTTAATACTTTTGATTTTAGTTTTTTGTTTTGAATTCCAAATAATACTTCATGGCAAACAATTACACTTGTAGAAACTAAACCTTGTTCAAAAATTGTGTATAAGTTTTGTTTTTCAAGACTACTTAAACGATCTGCGAAAAAATCAATAAAAATACAGCTATCAATTAAAAATTTTAAAAGGGTATTTTGGTTATCCATCACTCCTTAACTCCTTAATATATTCAGAAGCAGGCTTATTAAACCAATCTGGTGCATCTTCTGGTTTTATTTCGTTTTTAATTTCATCTAATAATTTTCTTGCTTCTAATCCCGTTATTTGATTATTAAGTAAATCTATAATTATCTTATTTTTGCTGGTTTGATTCTTTTTTGCAAGTTCAGCTAACTTTTTATCAAGGTCAAAAGGAAGCTTTAGTTGTAATATTTTTACGCTTTTTTTCATGGTTATCACCTCTTGATTTAATAATACCATAAATATGGCATTTCGAACAATTTTTTCACGCACAGGACAAACTCCAATTACTAATTGATATTTATAGATTTATGGCGGTTTTCAGCCAACGACCACTTACCACA encodes:
- the atpD gene encoding F0F1 ATP synthase subunit beta, producing the protein MNVGRVVQVIGVVVDVEFEPGQVPPIYNALKIRSEDQDTPTEVPINLTLEVAQHLGNNRVRAVAMSSTDGLVRGMKVVDTGAPITVPVGRPVLGRLLNVLGDPVDGKGPVQSDHYYPIHRPAPPLEEQSTRAEILETGIKVIDLLVPFLKGGKIGLFGGAGVGKTVIVMELINNIAKQHGGISVFAGVGERTREGNDLYHEMKEAGVLDKTIMVFGQMNEPPGVRLRVGLTGLTMAEYFRDEEGQDVLLFIDNIFRFTQAGSEVSALLGRMPSAVGYQPTLATEMGQLQERITSTRKGSITSVQAVYVPADDLTDPAPATTFAHLDATVVLSRQIAELGIYPAVDPLDSTSRILDPHVVGEEHYQVARGVQRVLQRYKELQDIIAILGMDELSDEDKLIVARARKLQRFLSQPFTVAEAFTGRPGKYVPVKETIRGFKEILEGKHDDIPETCFYMAGTIDEVVERARELEGSA
- a CDS encoding F0F1 ATP synthase subunit epsilon gives rise to the protein MADKIKLEVVTPERVVANEYVDFVVAPGVEGEVGILPLHAPMITSLDIGILRYTVDGQTEKIAVSGGFLEVRNNKVVVLANAAERGEEIDVERAQKALERARERLTKRTPDIDVLRAELAMRRALNRLKAAGKM
- the murA gene encoding UDP-N-acetylglucosamine 1-carboxyvinyltransferase, producing MEKFIIEGKQRLTGRVKISGAKNAALPILAGALLTAGSVRLTEVPELTDIYTMLEVLKALGTEVHFSDGEVLLQTPEILSHDAPYEQVRKMRASFLVMGPLLARTGRARISLPGGCAIGARPIDLHLKGFEALGAKIEVGHGYIEASAPRLKGNVVYLDFPSVGATENIMMAAVLADGQTIIENAAEEPEIVDLANFLNNMGAKIKGAGTKVIRITGVAELDGVNHTVIPDRIEAGTFMIAAVATQGEVLVENVIIDHLTPLIAKLIETGAEVIEDDDQNALLVRSKGKLKPLDIKTLPYPGFPTDLQAQMMALLTTVPGLSVVTETVFENRFMHVTELNRMGAKIRIEGRSAVIEGVEGLTGARVKATDLRAGAALVIAGLVAEGVTEVGHIFHIDRGYERFEEKLRGLGAKIKRVSD
- the spoIID gene encoding stage II sporulation protein D, whose translation is MPNWVSIMKKIAIAILILLVAWTAYTVEQEREKEKPVKIKPEKGITLKLYNHQTGKIETVELEEYLIGVVAGEMPPDYPLEALKAQAIAARTYTLKRILEPHNTKGYHPGADLCTDPAHSQAYVTDAELKKRWGVKYYYYLSRIKWAVNSTKGKTLVYKGELIDPVYHASCGGHRTEAAKDVWGYDIPYLRSVSCFEADYPVETKAFKISYIDKVLGTDLQALAVSTGAKPVKISDRTSTGRVKKIKLGSRVFLAEEIRYRLGLKSTIMTVSTRGDKIIFTTRGYGHGVGLCQRGAAALADKGQNYQEILSHYYPGTKIILYK
- a CDS encoding type II toxin-antitoxin system Phd/YefM family antitoxin, whose protein sequence is MEKIIGVDQLRPRLGDYLEEVDKGEVLIITYRSNPKGVILSYKQYEQFKKIQEKLKMLELKNLIEEVREKAANYEISDEEILKEIEEARKCE
- a CDS encoding putative toxin-antitoxin system toxin component, PIN family; amino-acid sequence: MRVVVDTNVFISGLLKKHSYPAKILDAWILQKITPAVSRELINEYSVVLTRDKFKILGSVEKRLLIIQKLIELPWVLFIYPLETINVIKEDPADNKVLECATAANADFIVTGDQHLLELKKFRNIKILPPKDFIEKTL
- a CDS encoding nucleotidyltransferase family protein, yielding MEDKNFIINKLLENKNLLKTYHVSKIGLFGSFVRNKASQTSDIDLLIDFDEPITIFQFVELKNDLERLFKRKVDLGTFAAVKPAIRDKIFREAIIIERL
- a CDS encoding HepT-like ribonuclease domain-containing protein, giving the protein MLDYTENMTYTEFIKDNKTIDAVVRNLEIIGEAANKIPNEITKHFPEIPWNAMRGIRNILIHEYFGINLEIIWETIQRDIPDLIKKIANIEI
- the spoIIID gene encoding sporulation transcriptional regulator SpoIIID encodes the protein MQEYILKRVLKLTYYVLENKTTVRKTAEVFGISKSTVHKDLTERLPALDKKLAREIKKILDQNKAERHIRGGEATRQKYKNIAK
- a CDS encoding rod shape-determining protein — its product is MFNWSTDIGVDLGTANILVYVKGKGIVLREPSVVAVNRDNGQIIAVGEEAKKMLGRTPGNIVAIRPLKEGVIADYDTTEKMLRYFITKALGGRPLLFKPRIMVSIPAGVTDVEKRAVKQAAKQAGAREAEVIEETIAAALGAGLDISEPYGSMVVDIGGGTTDVAVLSLGGIVVSKSLRVGGDKFDDAIVKYIRKEFNLLIGEKTAEEVKMEIGSAYPQGTENKKMEIRGRDLLTGLPKNVEVTSLNIYEAITEPLVAVVNAVKEVLERTPPELSADIVNRGIVMTGGGSLLSGLDRLIAQETGLPTFVAPDALSCVALGTGKALSMWDMLSKRNNQH
- a CDS encoding type II toxin-antitoxin system VapC family toxin — protein: MDNQNTLLKFLIDSCIFIDFFADRLSSLEKQNLYTIFEQGLVSTSVIVCHEVLFGIQNKKLKSKVLSLFEKIEIIPVTIDISILASEIRKQNKNLGHNLSLPDSLIAASAQINNYWVITNNKKDFSSVKAITLVELK